One genomic region from Ornithinicoccus hortensis encodes:
- a CDS encoding cytochrome ubiquinol oxidase subunit I → MEALELARWQFGITTVYHYFFVPITIGLSLMVAIMQSIWLRGRNPEWLRLAKFFGKLFTINFALGLATGIVQEFQFGMNWSDYSRFVGDIFGAPLAIEALLAFFLESTFLGLWIFGWGRIPEKLHCACIWLVHIGTVLSAYFILSANSFMQHPVGYVNNPETGRAELVDFWAVLTNKVQLVTFPHVIAAALMTGGAFVLAIALWHVWRARTPADDKPMYRKAARMGAITVLIAGLGVTVSGDIQGKIMTEVQPMKMAAAEALYDTVPEGQGAPFSIITVGSLDGTTEHWAVTVPKLLSYLATGTFEGEVHGINDLQEEYTLTYAGSELTEVEDYRPVIPVTYWSFRAMVGLGIAGMAVAAAALWALRGDRPLTHRGWYWASVSVLFLPLFANSFGWIFTEMGRQPWVVFGLMTTQTAVSPGVSTGEVLTSMAVFTLLYGVLAVVEVGLTLRYARAGADPYDGASLDPADRDEDQAFVFSY, encoded by the coding sequence GTGGAGGCCCTGGAACTCGCCCGTTGGCAGTTCGGCATCACGACCGTCTACCACTACTTCTTCGTCCCGATCACCATCGGGCTCTCGCTGATGGTGGCGATCATGCAGTCCATCTGGCTGCGCGGACGCAATCCCGAGTGGCTCAGGCTGGCCAAGTTCTTCGGCAAGCTGTTCACCATCAACTTCGCCCTCGGGCTGGCCACCGGCATCGTGCAGGAGTTCCAGTTCGGGATGAACTGGTCGGACTACTCCCGGTTCGTCGGCGACATCTTCGGCGCCCCCCTGGCGATCGAGGCGCTGCTCGCCTTCTTCCTGGAGTCGACCTTCCTCGGGCTGTGGATCTTCGGGTGGGGCCGGATCCCGGAGAAGCTGCACTGCGCCTGCATCTGGCTGGTGCACATCGGGACGGTGCTGTCGGCATACTTCATCCTCAGCGCCAACTCCTTCATGCAGCACCCGGTGGGCTATGTGAACAACCCGGAGACCGGTCGCGCCGAGCTGGTCGACTTCTGGGCGGTGCTGACCAACAAGGTGCAGCTGGTCACCTTCCCGCACGTGATCGCCGCGGCCCTGATGACCGGCGGCGCCTTCGTGCTGGCGATCGCGCTGTGGCACGTCTGGCGGGCGCGGACCCCCGCCGACGACAAGCCGATGTATCGCAAGGCCGCCCGGATGGGCGCGATCACGGTCCTGATCGCCGGCCTCGGCGTCACCGTCAGCGGCGACATCCAGGGCAAGATCATGACCGAGGTGCAGCCGATGAAGATGGCGGCGGCCGAGGCGCTCTACGACACCGTGCCGGAGGGTCAGGGCGCGCCGTTCTCGATCATCACCGTGGGCAGCCTGGACGGCACCACGGAGCACTGGGCGGTTACCGTCCCCAAGCTGCTGTCCTACCTGGCCACCGGCACCTTCGAGGGCGAGGTGCACGGCATCAACGACCTGCAGGAGGAGTACACCCTCACCTACGCGGGGTCGGAGCTGACCGAGGTGGAGGACTACCGCCCCGTCATCCCGGTCACCTACTGGAGCTTCCGGGCCATGGTCGGCCTGGGCATCGCCGGAATGGCGGTGGCGGCCGCCGCCCTGTGGGCGCTGCGCGGCGACCGCCCGCTGACGCACCGCGGGTGGTACTGGGCGTCGGTCTCGGTGCTCTTCCTCCCACTGTTCGCCAACTCCTTCGGCTGGATCTTCACCGAGATGGGCCGCCAACCGTGGGTGGTGTTCGGCCTGATGACCACCCAGACCGCGGTGAGCCCCGGCGTGAGCACCGGTGAGGTGCTGACCTCGATGGCCGTGTTCACCCTGCTCTACGGGGTGCTCGCCGTCGTGGAGGTCGGGCTCACCCTGCGCTACGCCCGTGCCGGCGCGGATCCCTACGACGGTGCCTCCCTCGACCCCGCGGACCGGGACGAGGACCAGGCCTTCGTCTTCAGCTACTGA
- a CDS encoding metal-sensitive transcriptional regulator, with translation MNGYTGTKDDYLKRLARIEGQIRGIAKMVENDTYCIDVLTQVSAATKALQAVSLGLLEDHIGHCVVDAARESDQAADAKVAEASAAIARLVRS, from the coding sequence GTGAATGGGTACACCGGCACCAAGGACGACTACCTCAAGCGACTCGCGCGGATCGAGGGACAGATCCGCGGGATCGCCAAGATGGTCGAGAACGACACCTACTGCATCGACGTGCTGACCCAGGTCAGCGCCGCCACCAAGGCGTTGCAGGCGGTGAGCCTCGGACTGTTGGAGGACCACATCGGCCACTGCGTCGTGGACGCGGCGCGCGAGTCGGACCAGGCCGCGGACGCCAAGGTGGCCGAAGCCTCTGCCGCAATCGCCCGGCTGGTGCGCAGCTGA
- a CDS encoding ribonuclease domain-containing protein: protein MTDQPRSGKRRNPILVMIALGIIALLTWWLGPDAPDSGDAGGGSSQPTSSPSITFQDPDETGSSTGEDDASGTPVDPGTPTDPGNGVPACTDPLPAEAEDVIDDIAAGGPFDYPRNDGVTFENREDLLPDEANGYYREYTVETPGSPDRGARRIVTGGEPPTDPEYWYFTQDHYDSFCAFAP, encoded by the coding sequence GTGACGGACCAGCCCCGCAGCGGGAAGCGCCGCAACCCGATCCTGGTGATGATCGCCCTCGGCATCATCGCCCTGCTGACCTGGTGGCTCGGACCCGATGCACCGGACTCCGGCGACGCCGGGGGCGGGAGCAGCCAGCCCACGAGCTCGCCCAGCATCACCTTCCAGGACCCGGACGAGACGGGTTCGTCCACCGGTGAGGACGACGCGTCCGGGACGCCCGTCGACCCCGGGACTCCGACCGATCCCGGGAACGGCGTCCCCGCATGTACGGACCCGCTGCCCGCGGAGGCCGAGGACGTCATCGACGACATCGCCGCGGGCGGACCGTTCGACTACCCGCGCAACGACGGCGTGACCTTCGAGAACCGCGAGGACCTGCTCCCGGACGAGGCGAACGGCTACTACCGGGAGTACACGGTCGAGACGCCGGGCAGCCCCGACCGCGGGGCGCGGCGGATCGTGACCGGCGGCGAACCGCCGACCGACCCCGAGTACTGGTACTTCACCCAGGACCACTACGACAGCTTCTGCGCGTTCGCCCCCTGA
- a CDS encoding heavy-metal-associated domain-containing protein, giving the protein MSAQIQTTKIVVSGMTCEHCVASVTEELQEIEAVREVRVDLNAGGDSDVFVKSAGPLNLEAARAAVAEAGYTASV; this is encoded by the coding sequence ATGAGCGCCCAGATCCAGACCACCAAGATCGTCGTCAGCGGCATGACCTGCGAGCACTGCGTCGCCTCCGTCACCGAGGAGCTCCAGGAGATCGAGGCCGTGCGCGAGGTCCGCGTCGACCTGAACGCCGGGGGCGACTCCGACGTCTTCGTCAAGAGCGCCGGCCCGCTGAACCTGGAGGCGGCCCGCGCGGCCGTCGCCGAGGCGGGCTACACCGCCTCCGTCTGA
- the purB gene encoding adenylosuccinate lyase translates to MGSLADITPPIALGALDGRYRGAVAPLVDHLSEAALNRQRLHVEIEWLIHLTTRGVVPGAGSLDEAEQQRLRGLVGAFDADAIAELAAIEAETVHDVKAIEYFLKRRLGDTLDDRGDLSELVHFACTSEDINNLSYALMVRGAVEQVWLPRATGLVDQVSQMARQLHDIPLLAHTHGQPATPTTMGKELAVLAHRLRRQLRRVEGAEYLGKLNGATGTYGAHLAAVPGADWQTISREFVTGLGLTWNPLTTQIESHDWQAELYADLARFNRVLHNLCTDVWTYISMGYFAQVRGQGTVGSSTMPHKVNPIRFENAEANLEVANALLDVLASTLVTSRLQRDLTDSSMQRNIGTALGHSVLALDNVCRGLAGLDAVPEAMAADLEGNWEVLAEPVQSAMRALAAAGVAGMDNPYERLKELTRGRRITGEDLREFVRGLGLPADVEERLAAMTPQSYVGLAPELVGHLGQPSSDQEATT, encoded by the coding sequence ATGGGATCCCTCGCTGACATCACGCCCCCCATCGCGCTCGGGGCATTGGACGGCCGCTACCGCGGCGCGGTTGCCCCGCTCGTGGACCACCTGTCCGAGGCCGCGCTGAACCGGCAGCGCCTGCACGTGGAGATCGAGTGGTTGATCCACCTGACGACCCGCGGGGTAGTCCCGGGAGCGGGGTCGCTGGACGAGGCGGAGCAGCAGCGGCTCCGGGGCCTGGTGGGGGCGTTCGACGCCGACGCCATTGCCGAGCTGGCGGCGATCGAGGCCGAGACGGTGCACGACGTCAAGGCGATCGAATACTTCCTCAAGCGCCGCCTCGGTGACACGCTGGACGACCGCGGCGATCTGTCCGAGTTGGTGCACTTCGCCTGCACCTCCGAGGACATCAACAACCTCTCCTATGCGCTGATGGTGCGCGGCGCCGTCGAGCAGGTCTGGCTCCCCCGCGCGACCGGCCTGGTCGACCAGGTGAGCCAGATGGCACGCCAACTCCACGACATACCGCTGTTGGCGCACACCCACGGACAGCCGGCGACCCCGACCACGATGGGCAAGGAACTGGCGGTCCTCGCCCACCGGCTGCGGCGCCAGCTGCGGCGGGTCGAGGGCGCGGAGTACCTCGGCAAGCTCAACGGCGCGACCGGCACCTACGGCGCGCACCTGGCTGCCGTGCCGGGTGCCGACTGGCAGACGATCAGCCGCGAGTTCGTCACCGGTCTGGGACTGACCTGGAATCCGTTGACCACCCAGATCGAGAGCCACGACTGGCAGGCCGAGCTGTATGCCGACCTGGCGCGGTTCAACCGGGTGCTGCACAACCTGTGCACCGACGTCTGGACCTATATCTCGATGGGCTACTTCGCCCAGGTGCGCGGACAGGGCACGGTCGGCTCCTCGACGATGCCGCACAAGGTCAACCCGATCCGGTTCGAGAACGCCGAGGCCAACCTCGAGGTCGCCAACGCGCTGCTCGACGTGCTCGCCTCCACGCTGGTCACCAGCCGGTTGCAGCGCGACCTCACCGACTCCTCGATGCAGCGCAACATCGGCACCGCGCTCGGCCACTCCGTCCTCGCCCTCGACAACGTATGCCGCGGGCTGGCCGGCCTGGACGCCGTCCCCGAGGCGATGGCCGCCGACCTGGAGGGCAACTGGGAAGTGCTCGCCGAGCCGGTGCAGTCCGCAATGCGGGCGCTCGCCGCGGCGGGGGTGGCCGGGATGGACAACCCCTACGAGCGGCTCAAGGAACTGACCCGCGGCCGGCGGATCACCGGGGAAGACCTGCGCGAGTTCGTGCGCGGCCTCGGGCTGCCCGCCGATGTGGAGGAGCGGCTGGCCGCGATGACCCCCCAGTCCTACGTGGGGCTGGCGCCCGAGCTGGTCGGGCACCTGGGCCAGCCGTCGTCGGATCAGGAGGCGACGACGTGA
- a CDS encoding M56 family metallopeptidase, translated as MSALLLAVLAVVLAGPGPRLMARFARFRRVPGPALLAWQAVGLSAVVAALLVGPAVLASAAGGEGSDGDRLAAHPLLLTVCLGASGLVLALVLLSGHRVGTGLRTLRQRHRELVDLLAEPAAVVVAGRTTPRRDRIRVLSDGRPTAYCLPGPHHRLVVSRSALEALTEEELDAVLEHERAHLRARHDLVLEFFSVLHHTVPAAVRCPAAMAEVSLLVEALADRAALRTAGARPLARALVAMAGGRPPEAALGAGGPAGQVRTRLALIAAAAEPVPVLTAVVLGFAAVVTATPWALFAWAF; from the coding sequence GTGTCCGCGCTGCTGCTGGCCGTCCTGGCGGTGGTCCTCGCCGGACCCGGACCCCGGCTGATGGCCCGGTTCGCCCGGTTCCGCCGGGTCCCCGGCCCCGCCCTGCTGGCCTGGCAGGCCGTGGGGCTGTCCGCCGTCGTGGCGGCCCTCCTGGTCGGGCCGGCGGTGCTGGCCAGCGCAGCGGGGGGTGAGGGGTCGGACGGCGACCGCCTCGCGGCCCACCCGCTGCTGCTGACCGTCTGCCTCGGCGCGTCCGGGCTGGTGCTGGCCCTGGTCCTGCTCTCGGGACACCGGGTCGGCACCGGCCTGCGGACGCTGCGCCAGCGGCACCGGGAGCTCGTCGACCTGCTCGCCGAGCCCGCGGCCGTGGTGGTGGCCGGGAGGACGACCCCCCGGCGCGACCGGATCCGGGTGCTCTCCGACGGCCGGCCCACGGCATACTGCCTGCCCGGCCCCCACCACCGGCTCGTGGTGAGCCGGAGCGCACTGGAGGCCCTCACCGAGGAGGAGCTCGACGCGGTGCTCGAGCACGAGCGAGCACACCTGCGGGCACGGCACGACCTGGTGCTCGAGTTCTTCTCGGTGCTGCACCACACGGTCCCGGCGGCCGTGCGGTGTCCCGCCGCGATGGCCGAGGTCTCGTTGCTGGTGGAGGCGCTCGCGGACCGCGCGGCGCTGCGCACCGCCGGTGCCCGCCCCCTGGCCCGGGCCCTGGTCGCGATGGCCGGTGGCCGGCCCCCGGAGGCGGCTCTCGGGGCCGGCGGACCGGCCGGTCAGGTGCGCACCCGGCTGGCGCTGATCGCCGCGGCGGCCGAGCCGGTTCCGGTCCTCACGGCCGTCGTGCTCGGCTTCGCGGCCGTCGTCACGGCGACCCCCTGGGCCCTCTTCGCGTGGGCCTTCTGA
- the cydB gene encoding cytochrome d ubiquinol oxidase subunit II, translated as MELSTVWFILIAVLWTGYFVLEGFDFGVGSLFPVLGRGDEQLDGNTRKRVMLSTIGPVWDGNEVWLLTAGGATFAAFPHWYATLFSGFYLPLLIILVALILRAVGIDYRGKVDDPVWRRRWDAAIVFGSVVPAFLWGVAFTNIVRGVPIDADMEFTGNVFTLLNPVALLGGLVTLTLFATHGAMFLALKTDGPIRHEARALAIRIGLGAAVLAVLWLAIVHAGTGNAASWVLAGLAAGTFLAALGLARAGREGWAFAGTFGTIALAVVSLFVALFPDVMPSTTDPAFSLTAANAASTGYTLTVMTWVAVAFTPIVLLYQGWTYWVFRKRVSGHHIPIDAAVPADSDLGAPAGPGR; from the coding sequence ATGGAACTGTCCACCGTCTGGTTCATCCTCATCGCGGTCCTGTGGACCGGGTACTTCGTGCTCGAGGGCTTCGACTTCGGGGTCGGCAGCCTCTTCCCGGTGCTCGGCCGCGGCGACGAGCAGCTCGACGGCAACACCCGCAAGCGGGTGATGCTGTCCACCATCGGGCCGGTCTGGGACGGCAACGAGGTCTGGCTGCTCACCGCCGGCGGCGCCACCTTCGCGGCCTTCCCGCACTGGTACGCCACGCTGTTCTCCGGGTTCTACCTGCCGCTGCTGATCATCCTGGTGGCGCTCATCCTGCGGGCGGTCGGCATCGACTACCGCGGCAAGGTGGACGACCCGGTGTGGCGTCGGCGGTGGGACGCGGCCATCGTGTTCGGCTCCGTCGTGCCGGCGTTCCTGTGGGGTGTGGCGTTCACCAACATCGTGCGCGGCGTGCCGATCGACGCGGACATGGAGTTCACCGGCAACGTGTTCACCCTGCTCAACCCGGTCGCGCTGCTGGGCGGGCTGGTGACGCTCACCCTGTTCGCCACCCACGGGGCGATGTTCCTGGCGCTGAAGACCGACGGCCCGATCCGGCACGAGGCGCGCGCCCTCGCCATACGGATCGGCCTGGGTGCCGCCGTGCTCGCGGTGCTGTGGCTGGCCATCGTGCACGCGGGCACCGGCAATGCCGCGTCGTGGGTGCTGGCCGGACTGGCCGCGGGCACCTTCCTCGCCGCCCTGGGGCTGGCCCGCGCCGGCCGCGAGGGCTGGGCCTTCGCCGGGACCTTCGGCACGATCGCGCTGGCCGTGGTCTCGCTGTTCGTCGCGCTCTTCCCCGACGTCATGCCGAGCACCACCGATCCGGCCTTCTCGCTCACCGCCGCGAACGCCGCCAGCACCGGCTACACGCTCACCGTGATGACCTGGGTGGCCGTGGCGTTCACCCCGATCGTGCTGCTCTACCAGGGGTGGACCTACTGGGTGTTCCGTAAGCGGGTCAGCGGCCACCACATCCCGATCGACGCGGCGGTCCCCGCGGACTCCGACCTCGGGGCGCCGGCGGGGCCCGGGCGCTGA
- a CDS encoding AAA family ATPase has product MAADWMTPLPVRRVVRASDSTLATTAWPATLAPVAYVLERGLDLGPATVLVGENGTGKSTLVEAIAIAYGLSPEGGSTGAMHSTRRTESDLAGHLSLVRGAGASRWGYFLRAETMHGLFSYLQDTLHEDFHRFSHGEAFLAMITSRRFDGDGFFVLDEPESGLSFTGQLTLLGALSSMLAAGRTQVLLATHSPVLASLPGARLLELDEDGIHERAWAALPVVDHYRRFLDSPERYLRHLVD; this is encoded by the coding sequence ATGGCAGCGGACTGGATGACGCCCCTCCCGGTCCGGCGGGTAGTGCGCGCCTCCGACTCCACCCTGGCCACCACCGCCTGGCCGGCGACGCTGGCGCCGGTGGCCTACGTGCTCGAACGCGGACTGGACCTCGGGCCGGCGACCGTGCTGGTCGGGGAGAACGGCACCGGCAAGTCCACCCTCGTCGAGGCGATCGCCATCGCCTACGGCCTTTCGCCCGAGGGTGGGTCCACCGGTGCGATGCACAGCACGCGGCGCACCGAGTCGGACCTGGCCGGGCACCTGTCCCTGGTGCGGGGTGCCGGAGCCAGCCGGTGGGGCTACTTCCTGCGGGCCGAGACGATGCACGGGCTGTTCAGCTACCTGCAGGACACCCTGCACGAGGACTTCCACCGGTTCAGCCACGGCGAGGCGTTCCTGGCGATGATCACCTCCCGGCGGTTCGACGGGGACGGCTTCTTCGTGCTGGACGAGCCGGAGTCCGGGCTGTCCTTCACCGGGCAGCTGACCCTGCTCGGGGCGCTGTCCTCGATGCTGGCCGCCGGCCGGACCCAGGTGCTGCTGGCCACCCACTCCCCCGTCCTGGCCAGCCTGCCCGGCGCACGGCTGCTGGAGCTGGACGAGGACGGCATCCACGAGCGGGCGTGGGCGGCCCTGCCGGTGGTCGACCACTACCGGCGATTCCTGGACTCACCCGAGCGCTACCTGCGCCACCTGGTCGACTGA
- the cydD gene encoding thiol reductant ABC exporter subunit CydD, producing the protein MRPFDPALLRAVPAARRPVAALGALGTAGGLLAVGQALLVAWLVTAVATGGPLRVPALALLGVVLARGLLAALAERVTASAGQRVSAAVRRQLLRRWLTVPEELRPAPEVALTRATEGAGSLEPYVGRYLPALVTAAVVPVLAVVTLAVVDVWSALVVVLTLPLMPLFAALIGKHTQDETEKRWAALTTLSGHFLDVVRGLPTLVNYGRAEHQAGIVAEVGERHRRATVRTLRTAFLSTAALELLATISVAMVAVGVGLRLAVGWVDLQVALTAILLAPEAYWPVRRVGAEFHNAADGAAALEAMGDDLGGFAASGAGDPRDDAPAGDGGRAVAAGCAVVGWRHVVPGAPVSVEGVRFAHPGRAAVLDGLSLHTPVGPGLTALTGASGAGKSTLLDVLAGLHLPGTGSVTVPGDVHYARQRPLLVPGTVRDNLLLAAPNVTDGETVFALTAVGLWPALAAREGLDTVLGDDGFGLSAGQRARLSLARARLASAPVLLLDEPTAHVAARDKPRLHEVILELAEHRRVVVATHDTALAGMAHDHWSLLPSAEGDHEAARPDVRTGMETARSDVRTGVEAARSDVRTGMETARSDVRSGRRVLWAGLLGGLSTGCGVALTAASGWLIVQASFQPVILTLLVAIVGVRAFGIGRPLLRYAERVVSHDIALADLAWRRSRAYDRLIPLTPARLGRRSRADVLTAVVQDLDDVADRTVRVTVPLLAAAFASGLAVLVLLFVLPTAAPVLALGTLAAFAVGRLGQRLEAAAHRALVTARGRVHAEATAVAGQLSAYRAVVADPGTALTPLDSATTAQAAAVRRAASARAVATGLAWLVLGATATTVAWQAGTAFAAGTLSAPFAALVALTPLALADTWTGLPEVFGARARAAAAATRLEDVLAQEPAVVDPRPAASADSSATAPAARPRHTAVSAELSGVTARWAEEGPIDLAALDLCAAPGSRVLLTGPNGAGKSTALAVLARHLDALSGSYRQDGTEVNALPLAHTRSTLAVVDDEPHVFAGTVRANLLLARPDATDEEVCRALAAAGLRGWLDAHRGGLDATLTGLSGGERTRLAIARAILSDRPVLLLDEPTAHLDRPTARSVLHDLVTSAPDRAVVMVSHEPVLVLSPDTTWDVLQLERPDAPGPVAEHRALVG; encoded by the coding sequence ATGCGGCCCTTCGACCCGGCCCTGCTCCGGGCGGTCCCGGCCGCGCGGCGACCGGTCGCCGCCCTCGGCGCGCTCGGCACGGCGGGCGGGTTGCTGGCGGTCGGTCAGGCCCTGCTGGTGGCCTGGCTGGTCACCGCGGTCGCGACCGGCGGACCGCTGCGGGTCCCGGCGCTGGCCCTGCTCGGCGTCGTCCTCGCGCGCGGCCTGCTCGCCGCCCTGGCCGAGCGCGTCACCGCCTCCGCCGGGCAACGGGTCTCCGCCGCCGTCCGCCGCCAGTTGCTGCGCCGCTGGCTGACCGTGCCCGAGGAGCTCCGGCCGGCGCCCGAGGTCGCGCTGACCCGCGCCACCGAGGGGGCGGGGTCGCTCGAGCCGTATGTCGGCCGCTACCTCCCCGCGCTCGTCACCGCCGCGGTGGTGCCGGTGCTCGCCGTGGTCACCCTCGCCGTCGTGGACGTCTGGAGCGCGCTCGTCGTCGTGCTCACCCTGCCGCTGATGCCGCTCTTCGCCGCCCTCATCGGCAAGCACACCCAGGACGAGACCGAGAAACGGTGGGCCGCCCTGACCACCCTGTCGGGACACTTCCTCGACGTCGTCAGGGGCCTGCCGACCCTGGTCAACTACGGGCGGGCCGAGCACCAGGCCGGCATCGTCGCCGAGGTCGGCGAGCGCCACCGCCGGGCCACGGTGCGGACGCTGCGCACGGCCTTCCTGAGCACCGCGGCGCTGGAGCTGCTGGCCACCATCTCGGTCGCCATGGTCGCCGTCGGCGTCGGCCTGCGGCTGGCCGTGGGCTGGGTCGACCTCCAGGTCGCACTCACCGCGATCCTGCTCGCCCCGGAGGCGTACTGGCCGGTCCGCCGGGTCGGCGCCGAGTTCCACAATGCCGCAGACGGGGCGGCGGCGCTCGAGGCGATGGGGGACGACCTCGGCGGGTTCGCGGCGAGCGGGGCGGGTGATCCGAGGGATGACGCGCCTGCTGGAGACGGGGGGCGTGCGGTGGCTGCCGGGTGTGCAGTAGTTGGCTGGAGGCACGTCGTGCCGGGCGCTCCGGTCTCGGTCGAGGGTGTGCGGTTTGCCCACCCCGGCCGGGCGGCCGTGCTGGACGGCCTCAGCCTCCACACCCCGGTCGGCCCCGGACTGACCGCGCTGACCGGCGCGTCGGGTGCCGGCAAGAGCACGCTGCTCGACGTCCTGGCGGGCCTGCACCTGCCCGGCACCGGCTCCGTCACGGTCCCCGGGGACGTCCACTACGCCCGGCAACGACCCCTGCTCGTGCCGGGCACGGTCCGGGACAACCTGCTGCTGGCGGCACCGAACGTCACGGACGGGGAGACCGTCTTCGCGCTCACGGCGGTGGGGCTGTGGCCCGCTCTCGCTGCCAGGGAGGGTCTGGACACCGTGCTGGGCGACGACGGCTTCGGGTTGTCGGCCGGACAGCGGGCCAGGCTGTCCCTCGCCCGGGCCCGGTTGGCCAGCGCCCCGGTGCTGCTGTTGGACGAACCCACCGCGCACGTCGCGGCCCGGGACAAGCCGCGGCTGCACGAGGTGATCCTGGAACTCGCCGAGCACCGCCGGGTCGTCGTGGCCACCCATGACACGGCCCTCGCGGGCATGGCGCACGACCACTGGTCGCTGCTCCCGTCGGCCGAGGGGGACCACGAGGCCGCCCGACCAGACGTCCGGACAGGGATGGAGACCGCCCGATCGGACGTCCGGACAGGGGTGGAGGCCGCCCGATCGGACGTCCGGACAGGGATGGAGACCGCCCGATCGGACGTCCGGTCGGGGAGGAGGGTGCTGTGGGCGGGGCTGCTGGGCGGGCTGTCGACCGGGTGCGGGGTGGCGCTGACGGCGGCGTCCGGCTGGCTGATCGTGCAGGCCTCGTTCCAGCCGGTGATCCTGACCCTGCTGGTGGCGATCGTGGGGGTGCGGGCGTTCGGGATCGGGCGACCGTTGCTCCGCTACGCCGAGCGGGTGGTCTCGCACGACATCGCGCTGGCCGACCTCGCCTGGCGGCGCAGCCGCGCGTACGACCGGCTGATCCCGTTGACGCCGGCCCGGCTCGGGCGCCGGTCGCGGGCCGACGTGCTGACCGCCGTGGTGCAGGACCTGGACGACGTGGCCGACCGCACCGTGCGGGTCACCGTGCCGCTGCTCGCGGCCGCCTTCGCCTCGGGCCTCGCGGTACTCGTCCTCCTCTTCGTGCTCCCGACGGCGGCTCCGGTGCTGGCCCTGGGCACGCTCGCGGCCTTTGCCGTCGGCCGCCTGGGCCAGCGGCTGGAGGCAGCGGCGCACCGCGCCCTCGTAACGGCCCGTGGCCGGGTACACGCGGAGGCGACGGCCGTGGCTGGCCAGCTGTCCGCATACCGGGCGGTCGTGGCCGACCCCGGCACCGCCCTCACCCCGCTGGACAGCGCGACCACCGCACAGGCGGCCGCGGTCCGTCGTGCGGCGAGCGCGCGGGCGGTGGCGACCGGTCTGGCCTGGCTGGTGCTCGGGGCAACCGCCACGACGGTGGCCTGGCAGGCCGGGACGGCCTTTGCCGCCGGGACGCTGAGCGCGCCCTTCGCCGCTCTTGTCGCGCTGACCCCGCTCGCGCTGGCCGACACCTGGACGGGGCTACCGGAGGTGTTCGGCGCCCGGGCCAGGGCCGCCGCGGCCGCCACACGCCTCGAGGACGTGCTGGCCCAGGAACCCGCCGTCGTCGACCCCCGGCCCGCCGCGTCCGCAGACAGCAGCGCCACCGCTCCCGCGGCGCGCCCCCGGCATACGGCTGTCTCCGCGGAACTGTCGGGCGTCACCGCGCGCTGGGCAGAGGAGGGCCCGATCGACCTGGCAGCGCTGGACCTGTGCGCCGCCCCCGGGTCGCGGGTGCTGCTCACCGGGCCGAACGGGGCCGGCAAGTCCACGGCGCTGGCCGTGCTCGCCCGGCACCTGGATGCGTTGTCGGGCAGCTACCGCCAGGACGGGACCGAGGTCAACGCGCTGCCGCTGGCGCACACCCGGTCCACCCTCGCCGTGGTCGACGACGAGCCGCACGTCTTCGCGGGGACGGTGCGGGCCAACCTCCTCCTCGCCCGCCCGGACGCCACCGACGAGGAGGTATGCCGGGCCCTGGCCGCCGCGGGCCTGCGCGGGTGGCTCGACGCGCACCGGGGCGGTCTCGACGCGACCCTGACCGGGCTGAGCGGTGGGGAGCGGACCAGGCTCGCGATCGCCCGGGCCATCCTCTCGGACCGACCAGTGCTGCTGCTCGACGAGCCGACCGCGCACCTCGACCGGCCGACGGCCCGCTCGGTGCTGCACGACCTGGTGACGAGCGCACCCGACCGGGCGGTCGTGATGGTCTCCCACGAGCCGGTCCTCGTGCTGTCCCCGGACACGACCTGGGACGTCCTCCAGCTCGAGCGCCCCGACGCCCCCGGCCCCGTCGCGGAGCACCGGGCACTGGTCGGCTGA
- a CDS encoding barstar family protein, producing MNPTSRVLVSQVLPSLTGHGVLLASPQDVDRVRDGLSAAGFTLAEIHAPDWGGRAVDTLDSDKPATSLREAQAAIARTLRLPDGAAHNLDALVDSLRDLALWWPEDTRIALLWHGADALVDSDLPGYLELTDILRSATDDLWRGGDDGDRLFETVAFVDRHGVRTLPRVDDTSDPDHAGADQTGPGEVAGP from the coding sequence GTGAACCCGACCTCCCGGGTCCTGGTCTCCCAGGTGCTCCCGAGCCTCACCGGACACGGCGTGCTGCTGGCCAGCCCGCAGGACGTCGACCGGGTCCGCGACGGACTCTCCGCCGCCGGGTTCACCCTCGCCGAGATCCATGCCCCCGACTGGGGTGGGCGTGCCGTGGACACCCTGGACTCCGACAAGCCGGCGACCTCGCTCCGGGAGGCCCAGGCCGCCATCGCCCGGACGTTGCGGCTGCCCGACGGGGCCGCGCACAACCTGGACGCCCTGGTCGACAGCCTGCGGGACCTGGCCCTCTGGTGGCCGGAGGACACCCGGATCGCCCTGCTCTGGCACGGCGCCGACGCCCTGGTCGACTCCGACCTGCCCGGATACCTGGAGCTGACCGACATCCTCCGCTCGGCGACGGACGACCTGTGGCGCGGCGGAGACGACGGCGACCGACTGTTCGAGACCGTCGCCTTCGTCGACCGGCACGGGGTGCGCACGCTGCCCCGCGTCGACGACACGTCCGATCCCGACCACGCCGGCGCCGACCAGACCGGCCCCGGGGAGGTGGCCGGACCGTGA